The DNA segment CCAGTTCCTCACACAGCGGCAGCAGCGTCATGGCACGCCGGAGCACGGCGTGCCGGTCTCCCCGTTCCTCGTGCACGCTCGACGCGAGGTTGGCGGTGCCGATCCTGCCGAGAAGGTTGCCGTCGTCGCGGTGAATCCGGTCCGATTTCTCCAGCAGGATCAGCGCGTTGTCCGGTTCGCCCCTGACCTGGTGGACGAGGGCGAGGTTGGCCAGCGCGGCCGCCTCCAGCCGGGAGTAGCCGTGTGCCACGGCGATGTCAGCCGCCTTCCGGCACGTCCGCTCCGCGTTGGCCACATCCCGTGTCAGCACCAGCACGGCTGACTGGCTGAGCAGGGCCGTCACCTTGTCGAATTCCGCCTCGGCAAGCGTTTCAGCGCGCTTCGCCAGCCGCAGCGCCTCGGCGTGATTGCCTCGCTGCCGCTCGATGTCGGCGAACTGGGTCAGCGCGACCGGCTCCAGTTCGGGGCGGCCGGTCTCGGCGAGCGCGAGAACACGTGCCGCGAGCCGTTCGCGTTCCCCCCAGCGAAGGGTCAGATCGAAGTAGGGCGCGAGCGCGTGGACGAGCGGAGGGGCGAGTTCGGCTGCCCCGCGTTCGCGATGCGCCGTGAGCGCGGTGAAGACCTCGACGATGGGCCCGATCTCGGCGGCCAGCCAGTTCCGCGCCTCGCGGACCGAATCGAAACTCACCGGATCGAGAGCGGCGACGGAACGGCCTTCCGGGAGACCGTACGGCGAGCGCGGTCCGGACAGCCGCTCCATCACACGTCTCACGGCGGCGAGATACCAGCGGCCCGCCCTCGACAACGCGTCGGCCATTTCCCCGTGCGGCAACGAGGACGCACGCTCCCTCGCCAGCACACCGGTGAGGTCGTGGAACCGGTAGCGGCCCGGCGAAGGGCTGAACACGAGCCGGGCGTCGGCAAGGGTTCGCAACGTCCGTTCGGCGCCCGTGAGCGGCACGCCGGTCAGCGCGGCGGCGAGCGCGGGCGTGTATTCGGGGCTTGGCAGCGCGCCGAGCAGATCGAACAGCGACCACGCGGCCGCGCTGTCGCCGCCCAGCCCGGCTTCCAGGCTCGTCCTCATGTCCATGTCGTCGTGGCACAGCTCGGCGAGCCTGCCGCGTTCGTCGCCGAGCAACTCCTCCCACGCGGCCAGCGACCAGTGCGGGTTCGCCGCCGCCCTGGCGCCGAGCACCCTGAGCGCCAGCGGGAGTCCTCCGCACAACCTCGCCATGCCGAGCGCGTGGCGCGGCTCGGCTGACACCGCGCGGGTTCCGATGAGCCTGGCGAGCAGGTCGACCGATTCGACATCGGACAACGGTTCCACCGGCACCCGCGGCGCCGAGGAGGGTCCGCCGCTCGGCGAGCGGCTGGTGACGATCGCGGCGCAACCGGGCTCCGATGGCAACACAGCGGCAACCTGGGAAAGACTGCCCGCGTTGTCGAGCACCAACAGCACCGGCCGCTCGCGAAGCCGTGCCCGGTACCGGCTCGCCAGGTCGTCGGCTTCCGCCTCGATTCCCAGTTGTCCCGCCAGCGACGCCAGTACCCCGGCTGAATCGACACCGCCGAGATCCAGGTAGGCGACACCACCGGGAAACCGGTCGGCGAACCGGGCAGCCGCGCGCAGCGCCACAGCGGATTTCCCTACCCCTGCCTGCCCGTGCAGCAGGCACGTCAGCGCGGCGCCTTCCGATTCGCGCAACGCGTCGAAGTGGCCGCCGAGTTCGGCGAGCACGTCGTCTCTTCCCACGACGTGCACCGGAGGCGGGGGGAGCGGGACCGCCTTGCCTTTCGCGACGGTGACCGGGGAGGCGACGCGATCGACCGCGAGGGCCTCGGTGTCTCCTCGCAGGATGGCCTGCTGGAGTTCCCGCAGCCGAGGTCCCGGTTCCACGCCCGATGTCGTGATGATGGTCGCGCGCATCCTGCGGAAACAGGCGATGGCCTCGGCAGCCCTCCCCGAGTGGTAGAGGGCGAGCATCAGCAGTGCACCGATGCGTTCGCGCCGGGGAAATTCCGCGTGCACACGTGCCAGCTCGGGGACGAGCCTCGCCGCTCTCCCCAGCCGCAGTTCCAGCTCGAAGCTCAACTCGGCAATGGGGAGGTAGCTCTCTTCGAGCCGGGGTCCCCACCAGGCCCGCAACGGAACGTCTCCGATGCCGAGCAGCGGAGGCCCTTCCCACAGC comes from the Prauserella marina genome and includes:
- a CDS encoding AfsR/SARP family transcriptional regulator, yielding MSGPAGLRFSVLGPVRVEREGAPVPVTAPMQRAVIAVLLSRDRAPVPTAAIAGELWGGAPPSSAKVTIRNYIRRLRSLLPDGTLVSTHSGYQLVVSPRQVDATLLAGLGERAHVLADTSPAAAVEHARQALALWEGPPLLGIGDVPLRAWWGPRLEESYLPIAELSFELELRLGRAARLVPELARVHAEFPRRERIGALLMLALYHSGRAAEAIACFRRMRATIITTSGVEPGPRLRELQQAILRGDTEALAVDRVASPVTVAKGKAVPLPPPPVHVVGRDDVLAELGGHFDALRESEGAALTCLLHGQAGVGKSAVALRAAARFADRFPGGVAYLDLGGVDSAGVLASLAGQLGIEAEADDLASRYRARLRERPVLLVLDNAGSLSQVAAVLPSEPGCAAIVTSRSPSGGPSSAPRVPVEPLSDVESVDLLARLIGTRAVSAEPRHALGMARLCGGLPLALRVLGARAAANPHWSLAAWEELLGDERGRLAELCHDDMDMRTSLEAGLGGDSAAAWSLFDLLGALPSPEYTPALAAALTGVPLTGAERTLRTLADARLVFSPSPGRYRFHDLTGVLARERASSLPHGEMADALSRAGRWYLAAVRRVMERLSGPRSPYGLPEGRSVAALDPVSFDSVREARNWLAAEIGPIVEVFTALTAHRERGAAELAPPLVHALAPYFDLTLRWGERERLAARVLALAETGRPELEPVALTQFADIERQRGNHAEALRLAKRAETLAEAEFDKVTALLSQSAVLVLTRDVANAERTCRKAADIAVAHGYSRLEAAALANLALVHQVRGEPDNALILLEKSDRIHRDDGNLLGRIGTANLASSVHEERGDRHAVLRRAMTLLPLCEELGDGYGTAECRARTARSLRALGREAEAAEHAARAREVIEAIGARERIVPVTLFDAIGIPEGG